A DNA window from Purpureocillium takamizusanense chromosome 9, complete sequence contains the following coding sequences:
- a CDS encoding Ethanolaminephosphotransferase (TransMembrane:9 (o55-72i79-97o103-121i205-224o251-273i285-305o317-333i345-367o379-400i)~EggNog:ENOG503NWCJ~COG:I), whose product MSSNTETLPLFEHDDPSTMAPNTKKATAECISDEALIHLKSYKYSSVDKSPVSKYILGPWWNFFVELLPLWLAPNMVTLLGFFFILGNIGLLVIFMPDLVGPGPTWLYFSFAFGLFMYQTMDNVDGKQARRTGTSSGLGELFDHGIDSLNCTLASLLETAAMGLGTSPAGIFTALVPCLPMFFSTWETYHTHTLYLGVFNGPTEGLLIACGIMILSGIFGPGIYTQPLANLFGESLPGLREWLGKTTFRDIWVGIIVFSLVVGHIPFCVLNVVQARRKRNQPVLPVFLEWTPMAVFTICIGAWVFSPYSTLMRENHLVLFCLTMSFVFGRFTTKMILAHLTRQPFPYWTVMLWPLVGGAIVGNLPLFGLPEVSPLAELYYLWAYFAFACVVYFRWAYLVITSICNFLGINALTIPKEKQIANKQARDATKLH is encoded by the exons ATGTCTTCCAACACCGAGACGCTGCCGCTGTTCGAACACGACGACCCGAGCACCATGGCGCCCAACACGA AAAAAGCCACGGCAGAATGCATCTCGGACGAAGCGCTCATCCACCTCAAATCGTACAAGTACTCGAGCGTCGACAAGTCCCCCGTCTCGAAATACATTCTCGGCCCTTGG TGGAATTTCTtcgtcgagctcctgccACTATGGCTAGCCCCCAACATGGTCACCCTGCTGGGATTCTTCTTCATTCTCGGCAACATTGGCCTGCTGGTCATCTTCATGCCCGACCTGGTCGGCCCG GGACCGACGTGGCTGTACTTTAGCTTCGCGTTTGGCCTCTTCATGTACCAGACCATGGacaacgtcgacggcaaACAGGCCAGGCGGACGGGCACGTCGAGCGGGCTGGGGGAGCTGTTCGACCACGGCATCGACTCGCTCAACTGCACCCTCGCCAGTCTGctcgagacggcggccatgggcctcggcacctcgcccgccggcatCTTCACGGCCCTGGTCCCTTGCCTGCCCATGTTCTTCTCGACGTGGGAGACGTACCACACGCACACGCTGTACCTGGGCGTCTTCAACGGGCCGACCGAGGGCCTGCTCATCGCCTGCGGCATCATGATCCTGTCAGGCATCTTCGGGCCCGGCATCTACACGCAGCCGCTGGCCAATCTGTTTGGCGAGTCGCTGCCTGGGCTACGCGAGTGGCTGGGCAAGACGACGTTCCGGGACATTTGggtcggcatcatcgtcttctcgCTCGTCGTGGGGCACATCCCCTTTTGCGTTCTCAACGTGGTccaggcgcggcgcaagaGGAACCAGCCGGTGCTGCCCGTGTTTCTCGAGTGGACCCccatggccgtcttcaccatcTGCATCGGTGCCTGGGTCTTCTCGCCGTACAGCACGCTGATGCGCGAGAACCACCTGGTGCTCTTCTGCCTCACCATGTCTTTTGTCTTTGGCCGCTTCACCACCAAGATGATCCTCGCGCACCTGACGCGCCAACCCTTTCCGTACTGGACCGTCATGCTGTGGCCgttggtcggcggcgccattgtCGGCAATCTGCCTCTGTTCGGCCTGCCGGAGGTCAGCCCCCTGGCCGAGCTGTACTACCTCTGGGCGTACTTTGCTTTTGCGTGCGTCGTCTACTTCCGCTGGGCGTACCTGGTGATCACGAGCATCTGCAACTTCCTCGGCATCAACGCCCTCACAATCCCCAAGGAGAAGCAAATCGCCAACAAGCAGGCCCGCGATGCGACCAAGCTGCACTGA